TGGAGACCGCACGAAAGGTGCGCTCTCTCTCGTCGAGACCCCATCAACCGGAGAGCCGGATGCGGGAAATCCGCCCGTCCGGTTCGGAGGGAGGGGTGACGCTCGTGTGTCATCCCTACCCCTATCTACTTCATGAGGAGCATCTGGCGGGCGCGTTTCACGGAACGCGTGAGCCGGCGCTGGTAATGGGCCGGCAGGCCCGTGTACTTGCGCGGCAGAATTCGCCCGGCATCGGTGACGAATTGGCGGAGGAGTGTGACGTTCTTGTAATCGAGCGCATCGA
The Verrucomicrobiota bacterium genome window above contains:
- the rpsR gene encoding 30S ribosomal protein S18, producing MPRKTHTERSGRDRSGRGRSATGEVRTPRPKPKIDFTVDALDYKNVTLLRQFVTDAGRILPRKYTGLPAHYQRRLTRSVKRARQMLLMK